GTTTCTCGTATGGTGTCGAAGTCACGGCTTACCTGAAGCAATTCTGTTTGAATCAAatgatgttgttcaagttgATGATTACAGGGAGGGTTGTCGGGGTGTCATTATATGCCTCATGGAAATTGTCAGAAGGACAGCGAGGTTTGATCTTGATGAACTACCTCAGTTGATCCAACTGGAGAAGGAGATCGAAGAGGACGAAGCTAATGACGACTCTGAACTTTCAAACGCTCAAGGAGAGGTTTTGGATGTCGAGGAAATAAGCACGACTGAAATGGACAACCTTGAGGTCCATGTGTTAGATCAGGCAGATGTTCAAAGTCCCAGTTCTTTAGACTCCGATTCTGGAGTTGACTCGGTGTTTGATCAAGACGAAGGGGAGAATACTGCCTCTCGTCTAACCGAGTTTTCGCAGGACGAGAAAACCATAACATCCACTGTAACAAGTCGAAAACAAGTTCCCGCTAAGCCAAAAGACCAGAGAAGTTCACGGAAGAAGGACAAAGAACCCTGCTCGCTTCTGGAAAGCAAGGGACCAAAATCAGAATTGGATAAACAAGTAAGTAGCTTTCGCCCATGTTGTTACAAAATGTAAAAGTTTTACTTTGAGGAAATGAAGAATTTCAAAATCCATTCACTTATCACTTTATAAGAgtgttctattgttttttgataatttgatTAGCAATGGGactgaaattttattttgtaaagGATTTTAGAGGTAAAATTTTGTGTACAAGAACGCAGAGATTTTTCaatattaaaacaaaattgTCTACATTGACAGGGAATTATGCTAATATCACTTAACTTTATTGCTGATTCGAGTATTGATAACGGCGGGAATCACGTTTCGTATGACTTGCGAAAAGGCAAGAATAGATTGAGGAATGCGACAAAAAAGTTTTAGTTTTATAATAACTGTCATAACCCTAAAATGACTGTTAGTTGAGGTAATTTGACTTTAATATTCTACGATCTTATGTATAAACCTAACATCTGCCGCAACTAAACAGCTGGAAGAATTTTTACTAAACGAATAAGATAACATCGTAATCAAGGTTAAAAGGTTTTGATGTCATTTTGTCAGTAAAACCCTTCAATTACTCTTCGAAAACTATTTAATGCATCTTGATGATGATTTCTTCAAGACACAAAATCacgtcattgtttttttttcgtagAAACAAAATTCTCACGGGAGTCGAGTGTTGTTAATGAAATGTTTGTCTTTTATGGAGAGTATTTTTTGATTTACATGAAAACAATGAGTTATAATCCTGGGTAAACCTTCACTTGACAACATAGTACTGAAAGGAtcaatatttttctttctctaaGCGCAAAGCCGTGTCGAAAATAAGGTGGTTCGAAAAGGGTTTTGAGGTAACTGTGGGTTTCCAATGTGAAAGGATTAcgttttgatatttttattatcaagCAATTTTTTTAGGGTGTCCACGCAAGCTcaaatgttgccatggtaactgtTAACACCGATAAAGACCCTCTGAAACTTAGTTCATGGTTTACAAAAATCCAGTGACCTAATATTGGAGACTAAATTATTTGTGATCTGTCACTGGAATGCTCTCTGGAAAGAATTGACGAGTTACCTATGATAAGCGATGTCACAAAAATATATTCAGTAGAACTTAACTTATTTATGGAAACActgttgaaagatgaaaataCATCCATACATTATCTTTCCTTAAATTTTACGTAAGaatgcaaagaaacaaatcttGCATGCATACAAAAAAGTCAGGttagttttcaaatttatttccatCTACCCATTTTGATTCATTAGCTAATGTGAGCAGCTTAAGTATGGTGTGCCTTCTGCTAAAAAtccttttgagcctccttaatatTATGAAAATCATGGTAATTAATAATAAGCAATCAATCACTTACACTCAGATGAAAAAAGATGTGatactttaacccattgattattaaaatcatctggcattagaaagagtaaaagagtaaaatctactgttgttagacagagtaaagtctattaagtatcactcttaggagtcaatgggttaaaagtgCTAAAAATGGCAGTGTTATGTGGTTTACATTCTAGTTTTGTTGTTAATTTCCTTTTGTGGACTTCCTGCCTTGATATTAAGTAAACTTCATTGACAGATTTGCGATTAACACAATACAGAAAGGCAGAGGTTTTCAGTTTTCTGTGGATGAAATTCCCCTAACTGTACATTCAAGAGGGGAAGAAATTCAAAGTTCATGGATATCAGTTGAAGAATTTGCTTATTTTAAATATTCCCTGGGCTTTGACTTGTTCTTCTTATGAAGAGCACTACATTTGCTGTCCTTAGTTTCTAATTAGCTCTGACTCAGTAAATACGTTCTTatggttttttttaatgaaacaggTTTGCAAAATTGCCCAAGACTACAACATAAAAATTGTTCATCGACTTAAAGAAGGAAAGTACATCATTCTTGGCCGAACCATGTTTGTAAGGGTAAGAGAAAACCAGTGCAATTGTGCATATATGCAGGTGTATGTGTTAaattatgttattgttattattattattattattatcattatcattaaagAATTGATGAAAATTGACAGACAAATAATGCATATTGCCATAAACTTGCCAAAACTTTATGGTTTAGGGTTAGCCCAATCCTTGATTTTGTCAGTACAGTTGCCTTCTGAAGGCCCATTTATTGGACTCTTCCAGGTTCCAGGTCACTACTTTGATTGAATATGTCATGTTTTTCTGAAGTTTTCCAAATTTGATTTCTGGTAATATGCATCAGTTGCTCGCCCACCAAATTTAATAAACTTTTTACCTTGCATAAGGATAACATGTTGCGCAATTACCAGTAGACTTTTGAAGAGGGCTAAGATTGTTGAGTTTGATCTAAGTTACATTAACTGTTAcatttaatatttaataataaaaataataatgataataaattattattattattattattattattatcattatcttaAGATCTTTTTAAGTGTGTTCATATCCTGCATAGTTTCTTAGTGATTGCGTGTATTTAAGTGAACAATTTTAGGGAATTGATCGCAGGGTAATGTATGATATTATTCAGATTGTTGTTAGTGAGGCATAAAACTTGCTAGCATTTAGCTGCTTCTTAGTAGCAGAATGCAACAAGTTTTTTGTGAAGATACAGCTTCCTAGCCATGAACTACATCACTTTATACCAGAGGAACCAAACACTATCCCATATGATACTAGATCCtaggcttcaaaaaagttgtttagGGTCCCTCTTTGTCACACATACTGGGCAGAGAATGACTTTGTtaggctcatcctcggtgtaaaaacctgtgaaactcacagatgatgtaacacaaaggaaaacaaaagagcaaaaaaaacatcaagtaataacctaaccctaccacgagctaacaaaacaaagaaaaagtttcacaggtttttccACTGAGGTAAATCCCGTTGTTAATAGATCAAAGGTTAGTTTTGAGGTATGATAGTTTTAATGATTTTTGAGTTTGTAATGTAGTTTTTTAGGTGCTGCACATTGAAcacaataatgaacaatattatttttattgtttgatGGAACAAATGCAATTATTACAGTTTTGACAGAATTCTATGTTCCAGACTCTCAAATGGTGACAGAAGGCTGTTTCCGCTGTCTTTTAATTCATTCTAAGAGCCTTCAATAGCTCAAAAACTTTTTTGTTATCCCTGATTCACACAAACTTTGTACTTGAGCTGGTTTTTCCAGTTATAGGAGATTATTACAGCAGTCATTCCGTATAGCTTGCaaatttttgttcttgtttttttgttttcattatcaTGCAGATGTTGAATGATCACATGTTAGTCCGGATTGGAGGAGGTTGGGATACACTGGAACATTATCTGATGACCCATGCTCCTTCAAAAGAAGGTAtaaagataaaaaatatatatttttgtcttTATGGAATCTGTATTGAATGGTGAGATTCTGTAATtctgtataaataaataattttgtttctctgagtatttttgcaaaatttcaaaCCGCTCCTCCTAATTACGACTGTTCAGAAGGCAGAAGACAAGTTAGAGGGCATTGGTGGTGGTGATGGTGGATGATAATTGTATGTGGTTGATGTTCTGTAATAccattgggttttttttttgggggggggggtgtttttatttatttatttatttatctatttatttatttatttatttatttatttatttattttaccaaacaAATTAAAGCCCTACGTACATTAAAACACCTGCGAAGAGATAACATACGTATAACATACAAAGTTTCCAAGCACTCTTCTTACGTTACAACAATTTAAATAATGTAATtggctacaattgtaggtttcCAACAGTACCTCTGTATATCATTGGGTTAGGGTCACTCTGATTGCCCTTATTCTGTTTATTTCAACAACAATATCAGTAAGTATGCACTTGATAAAAGTGGTTCTTCCAGTAGTCCATTACGTTATTCCCCTGGCAAACGTTAAGCGGAGGAGACAGGGAAACCATTTGTCATACTCCCCAGGCCCCACAAAAGAAGATAAACTAAGGGGCTTTAAACCTGGGATGAAGATTTGTTATCCCAAAAAAAGAAACGAGCTTTTAACCTGGAATGCAGTTTTCTTCAccaaatgttaaaaaaagttgCTTTTTTGCCAGAACATTTATTGCCTCTGTTTTCACCCTTAAAACTGTTTGGTAATCCCTCGATACCATAAATTTATGTCTCATTTGCAACGGTATGCTAAATTTTTCATGGTAAATGAGTTGTATCATTTCGTGCGCTTGGATAAATATCCACACTCTTCTCAGTCGTCATCTGTTTCCTAAGTTTTAGAAGGGCTTCATTATTATATTgcttaacaaaaacaaaattcagtttTGGCCGACTATTATacaaatcatttttaaaaatagatcTGGAGAGCATAAAACCGGTTTTTGACAGGAGCGAGTAGACGGCCTACCTTAAATAACGGCCAGCTTCTTCACAAGATAACCAAGAAGCGACTATTTGATCGAGTGAACTATTCGTCAAAGGAGTGATCGGTAAACGTGTGACGATAAACcttctttcatttttatccAAGATGAAAATTGGGATTAAGAAATTGCAGATTTGCATACAGCTGATATTTGTAATTGGTGGCAATTTAGccccttttgttttttctaccttctgattggctgatagcTTGAACACACCCTCATGGATGTCAATTTTCCGTGACTCGCCCAAGCGAAAAGCGTGCGATTGTTCGATCAACCTTATCAATTTTTGTGTCAGCGAATATTACCTCTGTTCTTACTGTACGTCCCATTTGAAATCTATTGGGCATTCTGGTCGGTTCGGATCATTGAACGAACTTCGATTTTGAAGGTAAACCTACACTGGTCGATTTAttaactgtttttttcttttcctttacacTCTAATGACGCTTAGTTTTTCAGATGTTTTGTGGACTTGATTTGAACTGTGTTATAAAAATATCGcctttcaaataattcatcaAGCTAGCTGGTTTCAATCTCTGTAGGATTGTTGCCCTTGGGTCAATGAAATTTCATACTGTTAAAGGCACTTTCTGTTGTTGCGGTGAGATCGATCGAAATCGCATCGAAAAACGTAACAAACTTAAGGTTAGAATATTATTTTGACAAGTCCAGTCTGGACTCCCGTGGTGATATCGCTTGGATCATACGCCTGTTTTTTTGGAAGTTAATGAGTTGCACTTTTATTAACTTACGGTTTAGGGTTAGAAAGGTGAAATACTCTCTCTCTTGTAAGTGTATTGGTAAACATTTTTACGAATACGGTACAATCGAATTGAGAAATTTGTATGGAATCATGCTGACCGTGACGGGAAGTGAAACGTCGCGTCTGGAGTACATATAGCTGTCAGCGCGAGTGATGAATGAAGACAGACGTAACAACTTTTTCCTGATCCAGCCGTGATCAGAACTTTTGTTTTTACTGTTCATTCTACTCAACAGATCTACTGAATTCATAGTTAACACAAAAACTGCGTTGATGGAAAAGTAGCCATGGATCGTACGTGGACACTGTGACGTTGTGTTAAAATTATTGATATCTACATTGAGTGATAATGCTCAATACACgataaaaggaaagaaatctcATGGTTAGCAAAATGTCATTTGAAATGTTACAGCTTATTTTGAAAAAGACAATTCTCATTAAACTTCATCCAATCATGTTTGTTTAGCTAATCAAATTAGCTCATCGAAAACTTTCTTTTGTTACAAGACGTTCAAATTGTGTGCTTTGGATGATCGGGTATTTTCTTTCTAAAACTTCAAGTACTCCTGCAATTTCCGAGTTACCAACAATCCTGTTTTAAATACAAATGCTATCCGCATGTGTGAACATCAAAGTATTAATAATCTTCGTATAAAATGCTTTTACAGTTCGTAAATCTCAATTTCTAAATTTTTACAGTTCAATCTGAGCAGGGTTGCTTGAAGCATGgaatgccatggaaacctataggttttgatacctcttaaccaacggttatcCCTAACCGATCCCCTGAGTGTTAGCTCATTTTAACAAATGGTGTTATCCTCATGATCCCATACCTTTTGTAGGAAAAAAGAATCCATATGGGGTTTCTGGAAATATTTTGTCTAACTTATTTTTGGATATTACAAGATTAACTGATGAATTTATTATATTACATGTGTTCAGTCTGCAGTTTGTTCACACTTGTCAACTGACCACACCCCAGCTAATCCCCAGTCaaatttttttacctgaatggATGATTGTAAATCAAGTAGAAAAGATAAAAGTGATCCTTGTTTTTTAGGGAGATAGTActtataataaaaagaactgaTGTTATCTGTGAGTCACTAGGTATATTGGCCTCTTTCATGCGGAACGTTATGTTCTTAACTGTGTAAAAGGCATAAGAAATTTCATTGGGTATAAAGTGAAAGTCAATATTTTGTCTTCATTGTGATGCAACAAAGAGCATTAATTCTTAAATCTATATTGTTAATAGACACATTTGCTGCTAGGAATAAATATGTTGTAATTATGATGAAGTCAGGAATGAGAGGTTTTCTTGTTTCAGGtgcttaatattattttttgttgaagAGAAACGAATGGTCCCTTGTCTTTGTTTGCGGaatttttttgaatttattttctttttgcttcGAGGAGAAGTTTTGAATAGTGACCTTGAGTTCCCAGGAGCACTATCTAACCCAGTCACTTAGGTACTTTGCACTTCAAGAGATAATATGGGAGGACTTTGGTGAAACTGTAATTTTGCTAGGACACTGTATGGTGTATCAAGATCATGACCTTATAGCTGGTATAGTGAGctgttttaaataaatatagCTGGGTGACTTTAACCATTATTTGAAGTGGGTTGGTCAAATATACAAGAAGGTTACTCTAGGATAACTTGTTAATTTATTGTGAATATCTTCAATCATGAGTAGGGTCAAGTTTTTTCTGAAGTTTTTGGTTCAAATTGAAAATTCTTAAATTTATTTCGTTAACGGTTTTACTATTTGTGATGCATTGTGGGCGACTTTTTTGGCAATTTGATGTTTGATTGAGCAAGAATTTAAGTCATTGGTGTTAATTAGGTAAACACTGACACAGTAGGTTGCTTATGGAAAAAATGGATATATTTTGGAAGCTCTCCTGGATATCGATTTCGTATACTAGAAGCTATCAAAGGCATGTGTTTTCATAAAACGCCGAAGTTATTTGTGCAGAACTTTTCTCAAAGCTTTAATTACGCTATATCTTTCATAAACTGTCGTTAACTCTAATTGCAAAACCGAGTTCTATTCCACAAAGATGTTTATACCTCCTAATTTACCATATATTCCCCGTTTTGGTTTTGCATCCTCTGGCTAATAATGGTTGGCATACTTGTTTGGTGTTCATGGTGCCGCGATAGAAAGCAGTCAAATCAGTCGGTATCAAACTGAGTAGAAAGAAATTGAAAGGGAGCCAAAATAAGATGCTTCTATTTAAACCTTTCACATGTATGAGTTGAAGCTTTTTCGTCTAGTGCTCTGCTTGATACTGTGTTTACTGAAAGATTTTTGTCTTcgggtttcttttgtttccctaTAGTCTACTGGTAGCGTGCGGTTTTAGGTCTATTATCTCAACGAAAGCGTTTCGGGTAATTACACGTTCCAATTACAAAAATAACCGTGGAATTGTGCCCTCCCTGTAGTAAATGGTCATTAACAATTCCGTTTATTTTGGCAGCTCTTGAAGCAGCAAGTACGCCCAGTTGTCAGGCAGCTACAAGTCCTCGGAACTCCATATCGACGGGAAGTGGTGTCAGAAGTAGCCTGATCGAAAGgacaaaaaagaaagagcaaCTAGGAGTTACAACCAGAGGTAAGTAACTCACAAAGTTACGTGGTGAGAGGAAAATAATCGTGTATCTTGTTCCAAAATCGTGGAATccttagtcttttttttttttttgcgcgcATTAAGCAGGTGCGGAAGCTAAACTGAGAGGCGTCAGGTTTGTTCTCTCCGAGTCATCCGCTTCATTTTACCGCCACTTTGCTTAAAAACATCAAGTGGAACAATATAAACGGTATGGTTTTCGTCAGTTCCTGAAAGGAAGTATAACTTTTCGCATTCGTTATCCCTATagatatttttcaacaatactTTATCGACATGTTTATTCGATACCTGCCTAGGAAGGGTTTTCCTTCTTTTCAACGGCTGAATTCGCTGTTAGTTTTCCACTTGTGTGCGCTACCATGTTTTGACAAAATATGTGCATATTTGATGTGAAAAGACCCTTTTTATTCCAAGatattaatatttaattttttctgtCTCTAGATTCAGTGGTTTATTCTTCGCAAGGAAACTTAAACCAGCAATTAGGAGGTCAGTGCACTCCAAAGATTCGGGAGAAGGGAAAGAGAAGTTCCCTGATACACAACGACGAAAAGGACATTACAGACGCCATTCGAAAAATCTCCTCGTCAGTTTCGCAGAATCTTCTAGATAGACCTGCAAGTTTTACGAGCAAGACATTCCACCAACTAAGAAGTCGTTTTGACAAGGGAATATTTGGCTCGGAGAGACGAACGTCCTCACCGGATCTCACATTTAAAGGCAAGAAACTTCCAAGACGTTTGAGCGATACTCCTAGAATGGCTGATGTTGCTGCAACTTTTGCGTTTGACGGAGATCGAACCTCTCCTTTTAATGACAATGACGCTTCAGCGAAACAGTCCGAGAGTATGGAAGAGTCATCGGAAGGAAGAGTCTCACAACAAAGTGAAGACTCACTTGGGGTCCAAAAAGTGCAGAGAGACATTTCACCACCCGAGCACATCGACAATACAGGTACTTCTCTTCCCGCAGTGGATTTACTCTCCTTGGAATCTTGTAGTCGATTCAACGTAAATGGGGGTGCATCAGATGATCATGTCGACGGATGCGGACAGACTCATGAGAAGTTGTCGTTTAGGCCTTTGGCAGCAGCCCATCAGCAAGATAAGCAGATATTGATTGGTATTTCATCTTTGGATAAACCCCAAGAGCAGCCGAAAACTATGGATGGTGCCAATGACGGTGTTCTATCTTACGAAGAAGAGCCTGAACAGGCAATTTTGGAAGCAATGGTGGAATCTTCACTTCCAGTTGATGTTGAGGACATGGAACCTGGAAGCACATTTCAGGCTTCACCACGACCCATTGATCTGGGAGATTTACTGCTAGACTCAGAGACTAAGGCAGAAGAGGGCACTACAAAAATGCAAACAGAAACCGCTCAAGTTGAAGAAGGTACAAGAGATGAACATATTGCAGCAGAGGATCTTGTGTCAAGCACTCCAGGCATTCACCCTTTTGAAAATCCTCCTCCACAGTCTGTTGTCGAAATTGAATCAGAACTTGCACCATGTAAAGATGAATCAACAGGAGGTGGTCTCTATGAGCCTACGGCGAAGGACGACGTACCTCCAGTCGATTTGGATGTCAGGTCCGAGACGGAAGTCAAATTTGAATCAGCGTCCCAAGAAGTGCAAGACGAACTGATTGAAATGGAGCAATTGCATTGTGAGGAACGTGCTGTCAACGAGGACGTGCCAAGAGAAGTTCAAAACGTGCCCCCAGTTGAAACGTACCCCATGGAGGAGACTGCCTTGGGAACCGGAACGGAACCTCTAAAGCAAGAAGGTAAACCTGGAGAAAACGATCAAGCAAACAAGGAGGCTCCAGCGGACGTCCAAGACGTTATTGTCAATCCAACAGAGGAGACTGTCTTTGAAACTGAATCAGAATTTCCAAAGCAAGCTGAGGAACCTGGTGAAGCCAAAGAGACTACAGAAATCGAAAACGTTTCTAGTTTTCTAGTTGAAACCCACTCCACCTCAGATACTGAATTGCAAACTGAAACAGATACTCTAGGGCAAGAAAGAGAACTTGACTACAGCGAGCAAGTCAACGAAAATGCGTCAACCAACGCTCCTTCGGTTGTGGTAAATCCAACTGGAGAGGCTTACTTTGAAACTAAATCAGAATCTCTAAATGGGATTGAAGAAAGTAGTCAAGGCAAACACATAACAGACGTCGAAAACCCTATCCCTGTTGAAACTGACTTTACGGCAGAAACTGAAACGGAACATCTAAAGCATGAACAAGATTCTGATGACAAAGAAGTGGTCGATGAGGAGCCAACAACAGACGTTCAGGATTTTCCAATGTTATCAGTTAACCCTACGCAAGGGCCTGTCGTGGCGACTGAACCAGAAAAGTTATACAAAGAACCTAGCGGGGCCGAACTGGCAGAAGAAGTGGAAAACTTACCTCCAGTTAAAGAATTACCCACCCCAGACACTGTGGTAAGCGGATCTCTAGAACCTCTTAAACTAGAAGaagaatcaagtgaagctaaaGGCGATAAACTTGACGATCCTGCTATGAACAAAGACGAGGTAGCAAGTTTCCAAGATGTTCCTCCAGTTGCGGTAGAATCGAAGCCGACAGGAGCGGAACAAGAAACAGTTATAGGTGAAGAATTAGTATCGAGTGAAGAATCGGCCCGGGAATCGTTGAAAATTGAAGGAGAAGAAAGGACCTGCAAAGAACCTGGCACAGAAATGGCAACGAAGTCGTCACGACTGGAACGAGAATATGTAAATCGTCGGGAAGAAACGGTCAACGAAGAGTCAGAATTACCAGAAATAGAAGGAAACCTTGTTGCCGCCGAACACCATGATCCACAAAAGGAAATTGAAGAAACAGTCAAACCCGAAACAAAAGCGCATGAAGTCGAGGGAATCCTGGTTGCTCCTGAACAACTTGATCcacaaaagaaaattgaagaaacaGTCAAACCCGAAACAAAAGCGCATGAGGTCGAGGGAATCCTGGTTGCTCCTGAACTACTTGATCcacaaaagaaaattgaagaaacaATCAAACCTGAAACAAAAGCGCATGAAGTCGAGGGAATCCTGGTTGCTTCTGAACAACTTGATccacaaaacaaaactgaaGTAAATGGAAGTGAAGATACGGTCAAACACAAAACAGAATGGCTTGAATTTGATGGAAATCTAGCTGGTGTTGAAGGTCCATGTGCGAATGAAGAATTAGTTGTAGAAGAGCCGGAATCTGCAAAGGCCGCAGAACCATCTTCCAGTGTAGAATCCAACCTCACAAGCAGGGACAGCCACCCTAAAGTTGGGAAATCAAGCATGCTGGAAGATGGAGCGGAACAAGGAAGTGGTGAAGAAGTCACCGAGAAAGTTCAGGCAAAGGTAGATGAACCAGTAGATATTCAAAAGACAGAAAAACCAACTGGGAGGGCTACGAAATCAAAGACTGCAACGGCGAACACAAGACCGAAGTCTCCTCCTAAGCTAGCCTCAGGAACAAAGCAAACGTCACCCAAAAAAGGCATTGACGCTACAAAACCAACTCCAAAACTTCCTTCGACGAAGAATAACGCAAAAGGAGCTGCGCCTAAGCCTGCTACGTCTAAAGCACCAGCCTCGAAAGCACCAGTTAATGCTGCTGTAGCAAATAAAAAGCCTGCAGTCAAACCTACAGCAACGAAGACAAACGAGATAAAGAAAGCAGAAAAACCTAAAGCTGCCGAACCAACTCGATCTTCTTTGAAAATCAGTGAGACTAAACCTATCGGCGCAATTCGAGTTGCTAGCTCAACAGCCAAGAAGACTTCACCTCCTACTACACAACCAACTGCTGGTAAAGCACCTGGTAAAGATGTGAGGGACGCAGGCCCGGCTAAGACTGCGCCAAAGACAACCACTAGGCCTCCATCTGCCAAATCAGCACCCCCAAAACCCACTTTGTCAACAGCGAAATCAATTCCCGCCAAAGCTACCCGTTCGCAGTCAGCCAACGCCGTTGACATCAAAGAAAATTCCGCTACTGAGAAGAAACGCAATGTGCGGCCTCAAAGTACGAAACCAAAGCCACCAGTCACAACAACgaatttcaaaaaaacaacTACCACAACCACTTCTACAACCAAAGGTGGTGCTGGAGCTCTTAAATCCCAAACATCCACTACAAAAAAGTTGATGCAGGAAAAAAGTGGTCAAACAAAAGTTACTACGACTACAACAACTGCTACGAAAACAGCTGTTAAAACGTCTGCACCGAAACCTACTTCGGCTTCTGCTAAAACGTCATCGACTGCCGGAGGAGCAAAATCGAAAATTAATTCTCAACCGAGAGCGGGAACTACCGGTAGTAAACCAGCAGCGAAATCTGCAGCGAAGACAACGGCGCAAAAACATCCTGAAGAAAAAACAGCTAAATCTACAACTGACGAGGCGACGACGGGGGATGTCAAAACAACGACTGAAGTTGTCGAGAAAGACGTTGAGCAGCCAGTTGAGGTGAAGAGCACCGAAAATACATCTGATCAGTTTTCGCCGACGTTTTCTATCACCAAACAAACATTCGAGACACCGAACGTCTTTTCGGAAAAAGTCGTTGAGCAGTCAAATCTCTTTCCGCATGTCGCAACTTGCGAAACAACAACGGTCATAAAAGATGGCGAAGAGGAATCAACCACCACGACGGAGAAAACTACGTTCGAAGAGTCCTTGGAATAATCGTGAATCAAAATTGATTTTGTGCAGAGAAACAGCATGAACTGTTTCAGCTGTTTCTACAACATGTTGTATGAATGAGGACATTACATTTGGGAGATGGAGAGCATTATTTGAGAAATCTGTTCTCTTAAATTAAACAACCTATGCAACAGCtaaattttaattgtaaggTTGATTCCTGTTCTATCCCCTATTGATACAACATTGAGATAGATTACTTTTTAACAGTTTTCTCAAGAAAATAAGGGGATAAATGTTAGGATATATCATCTTTCACTGATAAATGGTGTAGTTGGAACATGGGGACTGAATATTTCGAGCTTATAGGGCCATGGAATACGAAAATGGACTGGATAATGTAATGCCGCGAGGGAGCCGGAATAATCGGTCGTAGGGGTGCATCTCCCAACTGTGAAGATAACTTTGCATGAACTAAGAAGTCAATTCAAGTCAACCCTTCCTCcctaaaataacatttattgAATAACTAGTTATTTATCAGACAAGAATTGAACCATCTTAATAGtttaatattttttccttctgaTCAAGGTTGAAAAAAGGTTGTGAAAAAATGTCGGCTGTTTTTGAATCAACTCAAATGCCTTTATCCTTGGTTTTTACATAAACTTCATGACAGACGTTAAGGAAG
The sequence above is a segment of the Montipora foliosa isolate CH-2021 chromosome 2, ASM3666993v2, whole genome shotgun sequence genome. Coding sequences within it:
- the LOC137984639 gene encoding microtubule-associated protein futsch-like, encoding MTAATGDLADLVISVTPRNRANFRRLKTNSIQSVKRWEKENELLYAMMEDESEWLAKLFPDVVISPEFFFYSLEDGSLLCRLANYIQEKADLYSQKYRVVVPGKKFRYHTMGKSTSKEIKLFRSRENVQQFLVWCRSHGLPEAILFESNDVVQVDDYREGCRGVIICLMEIVRRTARFDLDELPQLIQLEKEIEEDEANDDSELSNAQGEVLDVEEISTTEMDNLEVHVLDQADVQSPSSLDSDSGVDSVFDQDEGENTASRLTEFSQDEKTITSTVTSRKQVPAKPKDQRSSRKKDKEPCSLLESKGPKSELDKQVCKIAQDYNIKIVHRLKEGKYIILGRTMFVRMLNDHMLVRIGGGWDTLEHYLMTHAPSKEALEAASTPSCQAATSPRNSISTGSGVRSSLIERTKKKEQLGVTTRDSVVYSSQGNLNQQLGGQCTPKIREKGKRSSLIHNDEKDITDAIRKISSSVSQNLLDRPASFTSKTFHQLRSRFDKGIFGSERRTSSPDLTFKGKKLPRRLSDTPRMADVAATFAFDGDRTSPFNDNDASAKQSESMEESSEGRVSQQSEDSLGVQKVQRDISPPEHIDNTGTSLPAVDLLSLESCSRFNVNGGASDDHVDGCGQTHEKLSFRPLAAAHQQDKQILIGISSLDKPQEQPKTMDGANDGVLSYEEEPEQAILEAMVESSLPVDVEDMEPGSTFQASPRPIDLGDLLLDSETKAEEGTTKMQTETAQVEEGTRDEHIAAEDLVSSTPGIHPFENPPPQSVVEIESELAPCKDESTGGGLYEPTAKDDVPPVDLDVRSETEVKFESASQEVQDELIEMEQLHCEERAVNEDVPREVQNVPPVETYPMEETALGTGTEPLKQEGKPGENDQANKEAPADVQDVIVNPTEETVFETESEFPKQAEEPGEAKETTEIENVSSFLVETHSTSDTELQTETDTLGQERELDYSEQVNENASTNAPSVVVNPTGEAYFETKSESLNGIEESSQGKHITDVENPIPVETDFTAETETEHLKHEQDSDDKEVVDEEPTTDVQDFPMLSVNPTQGPVVATEPEKLYKEPSGAELAEEVENLPPVKELPTPDTVVSGSLEPLKLEEESSEAKGDKLDDPAMNKDEVASFQDVPPVAVESKPTGAEQETVIGEELVSSEESARESLKIEGEERTCKEPGTEMATKSSRLEREYVNRREETVNEESELPEIEGNLVAAEHHDPQKEIEETVKPETKAHEVEGILVAPEQLDPQKKIEETVKPETKAHEVEGILVAPELLDPQKKIEETIKPETKAHEVEGILVASEQLDPQNKTEVNGSEDTVKHKTEWLEFDGNLAGVEGPCANEELVVEEPESAKAAEPSSSVESNLTSRDSHPKVGKSSMLEDGAEQGSGEEVTEKVQAKVDEPVDIQKTEKPTGRATKSKTATANTRPKSPPKLASGTKQTSPKKGIDATKPTPKLPSTKNNAKGAAPKPATSKAPASKAPVNAAVANKKPAVKPTATKTNEIKKAEKPKAAEPTRSSLKISETKPIGAIRVASSTAKKTSPPTTQPTAGKAPGKDVRDAGPAKTAPKTTTRPPSAKSAPPKPTLSTAKSIPAKATRSQSANAVDIKENSATEKKRNVRPQSTKPKPPVTTTNFKKTTTTTTSTTKGGAGALKSQTSTTKKLMQEKSGQTKVTTTTTTATKTAVKTSAPKPTSASAKTSSTAGGAKSKINSQPRAGTTGSKPAAKSAAKTTAQKHPEEKTAKSTTDEATTGDVKTTTEVVEKDVEQPVEVKSTENTSDQFSPTFSITKQTFETPNVFSEKVVEQSNLFPHVATCETTTVIKDGEEESTTTTEKTTFEESLE